In the genome of Fulvivirga maritima, one region contains:
- a CDS encoding BNR-4 repeat-containing protein, with translation MMLQNIKLKLSLFICFLLLINNVKVSAQENKGYLTNDGTWCWFSDPRAIKVGDYIFTGWVKSNGTIEATKFNYKTLENDPSELYYLLESDDHDNPAFVPTGEGDILAMYTRHSRKDLFINVLEDYKNQSNYSKPQFIHPISKAELEKFPRETMTYANPFRLTAENDRIYCFGRWTGFKPNMMWSDDHGETWSQSKVFITNYPFDINNRPYVKYGSNGISKIHVVFTDGHPRDEPTNSVYYAYYESGAFFKANGEKIRDTTKLPFEPHDADLVFRSNEKEGRAWIADIASDKNDQPVILYTKSPSENNHEYWYATYRKGTWQSYKICDSGKWFPQTPEGKKEYEPHYFGGMSLHPDNAQVVYLSREINGIFEIERWETDDFGKSWSTESITKNSTKDNVRPYVPRGLSANESEMVFWMENEKYIHYTDFKTSIKYFIRK, from the coding sequence ATGATGTTACAGAATATTAAATTGAAGCTAAGTCTCTTCATTTGTTTTCTTTTACTAATAAATAATGTTAAAGTATCTGCTCAGGAAAATAAGGGATATTTAACTAATGACGGTACCTGGTGTTGGTTTTCAGATCCCAGAGCCATTAAAGTGGGAGATTACATATTTACGGGTTGGGTTAAATCTAATGGCACTATTGAAGCCACTAAGTTTAACTATAAAACACTGGAAAATGATCCTAGTGAGCTCTATTATCTTCTTGAGAGCGATGATCATGATAACCCTGCTTTTGTGCCCACGGGCGAAGGTGACATACTTGCTATGTATACCAGACATAGTAGAAAGGATTTGTTTATCAATGTTTTAGAAGATTATAAAAATCAATCGAATTATAGTAAACCACAGTTTATACACCCTATAAGCAAAGCGGAGTTAGAGAAATTTCCCAGAGAGACTATGACCTACGCTAACCCTTTTCGCCTGACAGCTGAGAACGACAGAATATACTGCTTTGGTCGCTGGACAGGCTTTAAGCCTAATATGATGTGGTCTGATGATCATGGTGAAACCTGGTCTCAGAGCAAGGTATTTATTACCAATTACCCTTTTGATATTAATAATAGACCCTATGTTAAATATGGCTCCAATGGTATTTCTAAGATTCATGTGGTGTTTACAGATGGTCATCCTCGAGATGAGCCTACTAACTCTGTTTACTATGCCTATTATGAAAGTGGTGCTTTCTTTAAAGCTAATGGAGAGAAAATAAGAGACACAACAAAACTACCTTTTGAGCCACATGATGCTGATTTAGTATTTAGATCCAATGAAAAAGAAGGTAGGGCCTGGATAGCTGATATAGCTTCAGATAAAAATGATCAGCCGGTGATTTTATATACCAAGAGCCCTTCAGAAAATAATCATGAATATTGGTATGCTACCTATCGTAAAGGGACGTGGCAGAGCTATAAAATATGTGATTCAGGTAAGTGGTTTCCTCAAACACCTGAAGGCAAGAAGGAATATGAGCCTCATTATTTTGGAGGTATGAGCTTGCATCCGGATAATGCACAGGTGGTATATCTTTCAAGAGAGATCAATGGCATTTTTGAAATAGAAAGATGGGAGACAGATGATTTCGGTAAATCCTGGTCAACAGAAAGTATCACTAAAAACTCAACAAAGGATAATGTGAGACCATACGTGCCTAGAGGACTATCAGCCAATGAATCTGAAATGGTTTTTTGGATGGAAAATGAAAAATATATTCATTATACCGATTTTAAAACTTCGATTAAGTATTTTATTAGGAAATAA
- a CDS encoding tetratricopeptide repeat protein encodes MKSVSIFRDLKDELREADALNNIAVIYMELQSYEKAFDYFKQAALIYKMNGDNEYLVESYRNLSICLSKLIRYEDANKFIRKSIELQLKVNPDDREKVSILYLTAGNVGYFENDYDKAVYYYKNGLNLKGISSQTKVMFYFNIANSLQNLGSFLEARKWLNKGKYLQDSLTLPEEIILKHYNIEGEFYQLQGKHDKAIKIFNEAIHYATKVCANKDVSNSMELLSKSQLAIVPDSLRLSVEAYQRVEEECRQQLNLLLEKEIEDFAKEEKREKKAEEQQAFVNQLGTWVGVLILLLIGLSIALNRKHMMYKRDHHKLNKIRRVLNDNH; translated from the coding sequence TTGAAGTCGGTTTCTATATTTAGAGACCTGAAAGATGAGTTAAGAGAAGCGGATGCTTTAAATAATATTGCAGTTATATATATGGAATTGCAATCTTATGAAAAAGCTTTCGATTATTTTAAGCAGGCAGCTCTAATCTATAAGATGAATGGAGATAATGAGTATCTTGTTGAATCATATAGGAATTTATCAATATGTCTCAGTAAATTGATACGCTATGAAGATGCAAATAAATTTATAAGAAAGAGTATTGAACTTCAATTAAAGGTAAATCCTGATGATAGAGAGAAAGTTTCAATTTTATATCTAACAGCCGGAAATGTTGGTTATTTTGAAAATGACTACGATAAAGCGGTTTATTATTATAAGAATGGGTTGAATTTGAAAGGTATTTCTAGCCAAACAAAAGTTATGTTTTATTTTAACATCGCAAATTCATTACAAAATTTGGGAAGTTTTCTTGAAGCAAGAAAATGGCTTAATAAGGGGAAGTATTTACAAGATTCTTTGACATTGCCCGAAGAGATTATTCTTAAACATTACAATATCGAAGGTGAATTCTACCAGTTACAGGGGAAACATGATAAGGCTATTAAAATTTTCAATGAGGCCATTCATTATGCAACTAAGGTCTGTGCTAATAAAGACGTAAGTAATAGCATGGAACTACTATCAAAGTCGCAATTAGCGATTGTTCCCGATAGTCTAAGGCTCAGCGTAGAAGCTTATCAAAGGGTGGAGGAGGAGTGCCGCCAACAGCTTAATCTTTTGCTGGAAAAGGAAATTGAGGATTTTGCTAAAGAAGAGAAGAGGGAGAAAAAGGCAGAAGAACAACAGGCATTTGTAAACCAACTTGGTACTTGGGTAGGTGTCTTGATATTATTGCTGATAGGACTTTCTATTGCCTTAAATAGAAAACACATGATGTATAAAAGAGATCATCATAAGCTCAATAAAATAAGAAGAGTATTAAACGATAATCATTAA
- a CDS encoding DUF4304 domain-containing protein yields MSDLKEKFNLLVKESISPFLKSAGFKKAGLNYYLHLNDLVMVINLQKSHGNSFEELKFYVNFGIHSSSIDEVLGLPTNHKPKEHECYYHNRIHPMATDSFLITSATSINLLFEELISTLKTALTKSESIKSTTDLADLMIENNGLYKRKELCLYLLLSSNDERLKTYVQLLHEKFKEDQRWAKIENSTNEMLAAHKRNYKMKDIIK; encoded by the coding sequence ATGAGTGACCTAAAAGAAAAATTCAACTTACTGGTAAAAGAAAGTATTTCCCCTTTTCTAAAATCTGCTGGTTTTAAAAAAGCAGGCCTCAATTATTACCTACACCTTAACGATTTGGTGATGGTAATCAACTTGCAAAAAAGTCATGGTAATAGCTTTGAAGAATTGAAGTTCTACGTCAACTTTGGCATACACTCCTCCTCTATTGATGAAGTTTTAGGGCTCCCCACTAACCATAAACCGAAAGAACATGAATGCTATTATCATAATCGCATTCATCCTATGGCTACAGATTCTTTCCTCATTACTTCAGCTACTTCAATCAATTTACTCTTTGAAGAACTTATTTCTACACTAAAAACCGCTCTAACCAAATCAGAATCCATAAAGTCAACCACTGATTTGGCAGATCTCATGATAGAGAACAACGGTCTATATAAGCGCAAGGAACTTTGTCTGTACCTGCTACTTTCGTCAAATGATGAAAGGTTAAAAACTTATGTACAGCTGCTCCATGAGAAGTTTAAAGAAGACCAAAGGTGGGCTAAAATTGAAAATAGCACTAATGAAATGTTAGCCGCCCATAAACGCAACTACAAAATGAAGGATATTATAAAATGA
- a CDS encoding tetratricopeptide repeat protein, which yields MPNFIIPLKAIACCLIIFICFSACSTNEEVLPDSMPEDISSLERLLNNDLNSDGKLEVYYNLYKKSRYIDSEKSKGYVQSMMNLAIESKNTLYEAKALHSLGLIERDEKDYVQSVRYFLKAIELFKENGDEVRAADDINNIGLIFLDIEGYKKAISYFERAAEIYDNHKDLKFLSIAYSNISFCYSNLSAFSEAYKYLNESIELQKAADSKDFESLAYLYNTLGYISFGDQNFKNAIDHYNMALSFNPDDASKADIYYNLVEAYMYLDQMKEAEKWLNQAKSLSKEEVEDFNTLILRYNIEGEFYQRLKKHDRAIKVLNEVIAKVDKNKLYEPLTETLDLIENSQKAIVKDHMTVPASDIFKIHDLRRTQSELKKQVLDDLDYESLIGLLDKEVYIYQSKVKQARIDSSRINTIKTISAFVGLAFAMLIVSMIIINRKRQLYKGEHFKMNKLRELFDNNNV from the coding sequence ATGCCCAATTTCATTATACCCTTAAAAGCAATTGCTTGTTGCTTAATAATATTCATTTGTTTTAGTGCTTGTTCTACAAATGAGGAAGTGCTTCCTGATAGTATGCCTGAAGATATTAGTTCTTTAGAACGATTGCTGAATAATGATCTTAATAGTGATGGAAAACTTGAGGTATACTATAATTTGTATAAAAAAAGTAGATATATAGATTCTGAAAAATCTAAAGGCTATGTTCAAAGTATGATGAATTTGGCAATTGAATCCAAAAATACTTTATATGAGGCTAAAGCATTACATAGTTTGGGGCTAATTGAAAGAGATGAAAAGGATTATGTTCAATCGGTTAGGTATTTCTTGAAAGCCATTGAGTTATTCAAGGAAAATGGAGATGAGGTTAGGGCTGCAGATGATATTAATAATATTGGGCTAATATTTTTAGATATTGAGGGGTATAAAAAGGCTATTTCCTATTTCGAAAGGGCTGCTGAAATTTATGATAATCATAAAGATTTAAAATTTTTATCCATAGCTTACTCTAATATCTCTTTTTGCTACTCTAATCTTTCAGCTTTTTCTGAAGCATATAAGTATTTAAATGAGTCAATTGAATTGCAAAAAGCAGCAGATTCTAAAGACTTTGAAAGTCTGGCTTATTTATATAATACTTTGGGATATATTAGTTTTGGTGATCAGAATTTTAAAAATGCGATTGACCATTATAATATGGCTCTTTCTTTTAATCCTGATGATGCGAGCAAAGCTGATATTTATTACAACTTGGTAGAGGCTTATATGTATTTAGATCAGATGAAAGAAGCTGAAAAATGGTTGAATCAAGCAAAAAGTTTGTCTAAAGAAGAAGTAGAAGATTTTAACACTTTAATATTGAGATATAATATTGAAGGGGAATTCTATCAAAGATTGAAGAAACATGATAGAGCTATTAAGGTTTTAAATGAGGTCATTGCTAAGGTTGATAAAAATAAACTCTATGAGCCCCTAACGGAAACTTTAGATTTAATAGAGAATTCTCAAAAAGCAATAGTCAAAGATCACATGACTGTTCCTGCGAGTGATATTTTTAAGATACATGATTTAAGAAGAACTCAATCTGAATTAAAAAAACAAGTATTAGATGATTTAGATTATGAGTCATTAATAGGGTTATTGGACAAAGAAGTTTATATCTATCAGAGTAAAGTGAAGCAGGCCAGAATTGATAGTAGTCGGATAAATACTATTAAAACAATTAGTGCTTTTGTTGGGCTTGCTTTTGCTATGTTAATTGTATCGATGATTATAATCAATAGGAAAAGGCAGCTCTATAAAGGGGAACATTTTAAAATGAATAAATTAAGAGAGTTGTTTGATAATAATAATGTTTAG
- a CDS encoding MFS transporter: MAGAVAASYVGRLTDHFNKNHIIIVSVLIIIISWVVLGLSHASIIGLIIGALFLDLGIQSVHIVNQTIIFEGNPPERNRINTVYMVMYFVGGATGTLIGGLAWTHFQWMGVSIAGGGFGLLVLLAHLGLRRRGNN; the protein is encoded by the coding sequence ATAGCTGGTGCGGTAGCTGCTTCCTATGTGGGGCGTTTGACTGATCATTTTAACAAAAACCACATTATTATAGTCTCTGTACTCATTATCATCATTTCCTGGGTAGTGCTTGGGCTTTCTCATGCCAGCATTATAGGCCTGATAATAGGAGCCCTTTTTCTTGATTTAGGCATTCAATCAGTACATATAGTGAATCAAACGATCATATTTGAAGGCAATCCTCCTGAAAGAAACCGTATCAACACCGTGTATATGGTGATGTACTTTGTAGGTGGCGCCACAGGCACACTCATAGGCGGCCTCGCCTGGACTCATTTTCAATGGATGGGTGTGAGTATTGCTGGAGGAGGCTTCGGCCTTTTGGTATTATTGGCTCATTTAGGTTTGAGGAGAAGGGGAAATAATTGA
- a CDS encoding transposase produces the protein MKRARREFDKEFKQMAVNLCLSGKSTREVADELGLRTELVTRWKREYNEYKEGSFSGHGNQNLTSEQKEIARLKRELREAQLERDILKKAVSIFSKGDNKYSGS, from the coding sequence ATGAAAAGAGCAAGAAGAGAGTTTGACAAGGAGTTTAAACAGATGGCAGTGAACCTGTGCCTGTCAGGAAAAAGTACAAGAGAAGTAGCTGATGAGCTTGGTTTAAGGACTGAGCTGGTTACCCGATGGAAACGTGAATACAATGAGTACAAAGAAGGTAGTTTTTCAGGTCATGGTAATCAGAATTTAACCTCAGAACAAAAGGAGATAGCCCGTTTAAAACGAGAACTGCGTGAAGCCCAACTAGAAAGGGATATTTTAAAAAAGGCAGTAAGCATCTTCTCCAAGGGAGACAACAAATATTCCGGTTCATAA
- a CDS encoding IS3 family transposase, which produces MKEYNHRFGVERMCKVLKVSRSGFYNWSNRRPSMRKLENEKVSACIRTIHSNSRGRYGSPKITEELRDLGWRISRPRVARIMRNQGIRSIICRKFRGTTTQSRHNYPVAKNLLNRDFQANLPGHKWVSDITYIPTGQGWMYLTIIMDLYDRKIIGWSLSRSMACHDTIWPAWRMALINRPITNQLIFHSDRGVQYATYSFSDHLKSKGIQQSMSRKGNCWDNAVAENFFKILKSELVKHTNFYSILQAKNDLFEFIEIWYNRKRKHSHLGYKTPEQFNNHNYSKCA; this is translated from the coding sequence ATAAAGGAATACAACCACAGATTTGGTGTTGAGAGGATGTGTAAAGTACTTAAAGTCAGTAGAAGTGGTTTCTATAATTGGAGCAACAGAAGGCCATCAATGAGAAAGTTGGAGAATGAAAAGGTATCCGCATGTATCAGGACTATACACAGCAATAGCAGAGGAAGGTATGGTAGCCCGAAGATCACCGAGGAGTTACGAGACCTGGGTTGGCGTATCTCTCGCCCCAGAGTGGCCAGGATCATGCGTAACCAGGGCATTAGAAGTATTATTTGCAGAAAGTTCAGAGGAACTACCACCCAATCAAGACACAACTATCCAGTAGCTAAAAACCTATTAAACAGAGATTTTCAGGCAAACCTTCCGGGGCATAAATGGGTCTCTGATATTACATACATCCCCACTGGTCAAGGTTGGATGTATTTAACCATCATTATGGATTTGTACGATCGAAAGATTATAGGATGGTCATTGAGTAGGTCTATGGCGTGCCATGATACAATATGGCCAGCCTGGAGAATGGCTTTAATTAATAGGCCAATAACAAACCAATTAATATTTCATTCCGACCGGGGAGTGCAGTATGCCACCTATTCTTTTTCAGATCACCTCAAAAGTAAGGGTATACAACAAAGCATGAGTAGAAAAGGTAATTGCTGGGATAATGCTGTGGCAGAAAACTTCTTTAAGATACTGAAGTCAGAACTGGTCAAACATACCAATTTCTATAGTATTCTTCAGGCCAAGAATGACCTGTTCGAATTTATAGAAATATGGTATAATAGAAAAAGAAAACATTCGCACTTAGGATATAAGACGCCTGAACAATTTAATAACCATAACTATTCAAAATGTGCTTAA
- a CDS encoding MFS transporter — protein MAAGTGLVVANNYYNQPLLGEMARSFHIAESEVSLIPMLTQIGYAVGLFLIVPLGDKFERKNLILSDFIFIIVALLAAALAPTVHVLMIASFFIGLSSVLPQLFVPMAAQLASDEKRGAAIGSVMTGMFIGILGSRTVSGFIGAHLGWRSMYFIAAGIMVLLWMLLKIKLPKLTPDFKGNYGQLLKSIIDQFKTRPRLRLAALRGALDFASFSIFWTTLVFLLESEPFNMGSEAWICNKKLDNKLSTF, from the coding sequence ATGGCCGCAGGTACAGGTCTTGTAGTAGCCAATAACTATTACAACCAACCCCTATTGGGTGAGATGGCCCGCTCTTTTCATATTGCAGAATCTGAGGTGAGTCTTATTCCTATGCTCACCCAAATAGGTTATGCTGTGGGTTTGTTTCTGATAGTACCTTTGGGTGATAAGTTTGAAAGGAAAAACCTGATATTATCTGATTTTATTTTCATTATAGTAGCATTATTGGCTGCAGCTTTAGCTCCTACCGTACATGTATTGATGATAGCCAGCTTCTTTATAGGGCTAAGCTCGGTACTCCCTCAACTATTTGTGCCAATGGCTGCACAGCTGGCATCAGATGAGAAGCGCGGTGCTGCCATCGGCTCTGTAATGACGGGTATGTTCATAGGAATTTTAGGCTCTCGCACAGTAAGTGGCTTCATTGGAGCACACCTGGGCTGGAGGTCGATGTATTTTATAGCAGCAGGTATTATGGTATTATTATGGATGCTCCTCAAAATTAAGCTACCCAAACTTACGCCTGATTTTAAAGGCAACTACGGTCAATTGCTGAAGTCTATCATAGATCAATTTAAAACCAGACCGCGCTTAAGACTAGCAGCATTAAGAGGAGCATTAGACTTCGCTAGCTTCAGCATTTTCTGGACTACATTAGTATTCTTACTAGAAAGTGAGCCCTTTAATATGGGAAGTGAGGCTTGGATTTGCAACAAAAAACTGGACAATAAGTTAAGCACATTTTGA
- a CDS encoding MFS transporter gives MAVRRITEHNKKIATILAFSVVPLSGLVTDIYLPSMPHMAVDLGLPESTIQLTLSFFLISYGITQILAGSILDALGRYRITLLALLLFSFSSLAIALSNNINVILAMRALQGVCAGFAVVGKRVFFVDVYEGQKQRSLLSSMTIIWAAAPILAPFVGGYLETYFTWRSNFYVLTVYGFLLFILEAIFSGETINKTHPLRLKSTLSVYFKMFKTSDFALGVGMTGISYGMVMMYSMSGPFIIEHEMGYPPVITGYISLLLGIAWMCGGFLSKAMLNYKTRNKSYSALSSQLLIAIVMIIAGWSGQSLLSLSITAFMIHVAAGFMFNIFFTYCLSRFPEYAGISNGITGGGTYFLTSFLSYGSIAVFQPFHEQPLGHGYLGFAVIGLIAFTFWLSSAKKSSISSSNAGK, from the coding sequence ATGGCAGTAAGAAGAATAACAGAGCACAATAAGAAGATTGCCACTATATTGGCATTTTCAGTAGTACCACTCTCTGGGTTGGTTACAGATATTTATTTACCATCTATGCCACATATGGCAGTAGACCTGGGACTACCTGAAAGCACTATTCAGCTGACCCTCTCCTTCTTTCTAATAAGCTATGGCATCACCCAAATTCTTGCCGGCAGCATTCTGGATGCCCTTGGAAGGTACCGAATAACACTTTTGGCGCTACTTCTATTTTCCTTTTCCAGCTTAGCTATTGCCCTTTCAAATAATATTAACGTTATCCTGGCTATGCGTGCATTACAAGGAGTATGTGCGGGCTTTGCGGTGGTTGGCAAAAGGGTGTTCTTTGTAGATGTATACGAAGGCCAAAAACAGAGAAGCCTGCTTTCTTCCATGACCATTATTTGGGCTGCCGCTCCTATATTAGCACCGTTTGTAGGCGGTTATCTTGAAACCTATTTTACCTGGAGAAGTAACTTTTATGTACTCACGGTCTATGGCTTTTTACTATTTATTTTAGAAGCTATTTTCTCTGGTGAAACTATTAACAAAACCCACCCATTAAGACTAAAGTCTACTTTATCAGTCTATTTCAAGATGTTCAAAACATCAGATTTTGCCTTAGGAGTAGGCATGACAGGCATCAGCTATGGCATGGTAATGATGTACAGCATGTCCGGTCCATTTATCATTGAGCATGAAATGGGGTACCCACCAGTAATTACAGGTTATATCTCACTACTTTTAGGAATAGCCTGGATGTGCGGAGGCTTCTTATCTAAAGCCATGCTCAACTATAAAACTCGAAATAAATCATATTCAGCCCTCAGTTCACAACTACTTATAGCCATAGTAATGATCATAGCAGGTTGGTCTGGCCAAAGCCTTTTATCATTATCTATTACTGCTTTTATGATACATGTAGCTGCTGGTTTTATGTTTAATATATTCTTCACTTACTGTCTCTCCCGTTTCCCAGAATATGCCGGAATATCTAACGGTATTACTGGCGGAGGAACTTATTTTTTAACCTCCTTTTTAAGCTATGGCTCTATAGCTGTGTTTCAGCCATTTCATGAGCAACCCCTCGGGCATGGCTATCTGGGGTTTGCCGTAATAGGCCTGATAGCTTTCACCTTTTGGCTCAGCAGTGCTAAAAAGAGCAGTATTTCCAGTTCAAACGCCGGCAAATAA
- a CDS encoding MBL fold metallo-hydrolase → MKNFLRLTYLVLTLAGSMPASVFSQQITTIKAKDNVYLVGDRTYSLFYVTNDGVIVIDPIDKKHSEATMKAIEKVTDLPVKYVFYSHNHWDHISGGQVFKDQGATFVSHIEAYKNIPHKEDVIMPDSTWSGNEASFTFGNKELELHYYERNHGNGMTVFRFPEHNSIFIIDMVVPDRVLYAYLPDASPKNWVAHLKEIQKLEFDDVYMAHVRAIGDRTDITLIQNYFDDLYTEVRKALKSDTPFFEIPNTVKMPQYENLKNYDEWLHMNVWRIMMEESVGQ, encoded by the coding sequence ATGAAGAACTTTTTAAGGTTGACATATTTGGTTCTAACACTTGCTGGCTCTATGCCGGCAAGTGTTTTTTCTCAACAGATAACAACTATTAAAGCAAAAGACAATGTATATCTGGTGGGTGATCGTACCTATTCGCTCTTCTATGTTACAAATGATGGGGTTATTGTAATAGACCCTATCGATAAGAAGCATTCTGAGGCAACCATGAAAGCCATAGAAAAAGTTACTGACTTACCAGTAAAGTATGTTTTCTATAGCCATAACCATTGGGATCATATTAGTGGCGGGCAGGTATTCAAAGACCAGGGAGCTACTTTTGTTAGCCACATTGAAGCATACAAAAACATACCCCATAAAGAAGATGTAATCATGCCTGACAGCACCTGGAGTGGAAATGAAGCCTCTTTCACTTTCGGCAATAAGGAGCTTGAACTGCATTATTATGAAAGAAACCACGGTAATGGCATGACTGTTTTTCGTTTCCCTGAACACAACAGTATTTTCATCATTGACATGGTAGTACCAGATAGAGTACTATATGCCTACTTGCCAGACGCATCACCTAAAAATTGGGTGGCTCATCTCAAAGAAATTCAGAAGTTAGAATTTGATGATGTATACATGGCACACGTAAGAGCAATAGGTGATAGAACCGATATAACGCTCATCCAAAATTACTTTGACGATCTTTACACCGAGGTAAGGAAGGCACTGAAAAGTGATACTCCTTTTTTTGAAATACCCAATACGGTAAAAATGCCTCAATATGAAAATTTAAAAAATTACGATGAATGGCTTCATATGAATGTATGGAGAATAATGATGGAGGAGTCCGTAGGACAATAA
- a CDS encoding aldo/keto reductase, with the protein MEKRRLGNTDLYTAPVVFGGNVFGWTLNEKESFEMMDEIINSGFNTIDTADVYSRWADGNNGGESETIIGNWLKARGNRDQVNIITKVGADMGQGHKDLTEAYILKAADASLKRLQVDHIDLYLTHWDDDKTPVEETLGAYEKLIKAGKVRYIGASNLSPERLTASLEASKNNGLPRYEVFQPEYNLYDREGFETGVANICKEEGLGVITYFSLASGFLSGKYRTKADFEGKARAMFAEKYLNERGSSILEALDDVAAKHNASQAGVSLAWLLNKPTVTAPIASATKSKHLQAFIEAGQLSLSDDDMKQLDEASNYSQLA; encoded by the coding sequence ATGGAGAAAAGAAGATTAGGAAATACTGATTTATATACAGCACCTGTAGTGTTTGGAGGAAACGTGTTTGGCTGGACGCTGAATGAAAAAGAATCGTTCGAAATGATGGATGAGATCATCAACTCCGGTTTTAACACCATAGACACTGCTGATGTATACTCTCGCTGGGCTGATGGCAATAATGGCGGAGAATCAGAAACCATTATAGGTAATTGGCTTAAAGCCAGAGGTAACAGAGACCAGGTTAATATCATTACCAAGGTAGGTGCTGATATGGGACAAGGTCACAAAGACTTAACAGAAGCTTACATCTTAAAAGCAGCTGATGCCTCTTTAAAAAGATTGCAGGTAGACCATATAGACCTTTACCTTACCCACTGGGATGATGATAAAACTCCGGTAGAAGAAACTCTCGGTGCTTATGAAAAACTAATAAAAGCAGGAAAAGTAAGGTATATTGGAGCCTCTAACCTATCACCAGAAAGGTTAACCGCCTCTTTAGAAGCAAGCAAAAACAATGGACTTCCCAGATATGAAGTATTTCAACCGGAATACAACCTTTACGACCGTGAAGGATTTGAGACCGGAGTGGCTAATATCTGTAAAGAAGAAGGATTGGGTGTAATCACTTATTTCTCTTTGGCCAGCGGCTTCTTGAGTGGTAAATACAGAACAAAGGCTGACTTTGAAGGCAAAGCCAGAGCCATGTTTGCAGAGAAATACCTTAACGAAAGAGGTAGCAGCATTTTAGAAGCTCTTGATGATGTTGCCGCTAAGCACAATGCTTCACAGGCAGGAGTATCATTAGCATGGTTACTTAATAAACCTACAGTAACTGCTCCTATAGCCAGTGCTACCAAAAGCAAGCATTTGCAAGCCTTCATAGAAGCAGGTCAGCTCAGCCTTAGTGATGATGATATGAAGCAGTTAGACGAAGCATCTAACTACTCTCAACTAGCTTAA